A DNA window from Paenibacillus sp. HWE-109 contains the following coding sequences:
- the dapB gene encoding 4-hydroxy-tetrahydrodipicolinate reductase, whose amino-acid sequence MDRKIRVAVIGASGRMGREVVKTVLTESDMELVAGVSRSSGPIDLGKMVGLEACGVYMSNDVEQALIESKPDVLVDFTGPQTAVSHTNLAIRLGIRPVMGTTGFTPEAIVQLDKQCQDGGIGGIIAPNFSIGAILMMKFAAQASKYFPNLEIIEYHGDQKLDAPSGTAVKTAELISEVREERRQGNPKEEETIEGSRGGYYNGFRIHSVRLPGIFAQQEVIMAEPGQALKIRHDSYDRAAYMPGVAIAVRKVMTYSGMIYGFEHFID is encoded by the coding sequence ATGGATCGTAAAATTCGAGTAGCAGTCATTGGAGCAAGTGGAAGAATGGGGCGAGAGGTCGTCAAGACCGTATTGACAGAGTCTGATATGGAGTTGGTGGCAGGTGTCAGCCGCTCCTCTGGCCCAATTGATTTAGGGAAAATGGTTGGATTAGAAGCATGCGGTGTTTACATGAGCAATGATGTTGAACAGGCTTTAATCGAATCCAAACCAGATGTTTTAGTCGATTTCACTGGACCGCAGACAGCGGTTTCCCATACAAACTTAGCCATTCGTTTAGGAATTCGCCCCGTCATGGGGACGACTGGTTTCACGCCTGAAGCTATCGTACAATTGGACAAGCAGTGTCAAGATGGAGGGATTGGCGGCATTATCGCGCCTAATTTCTCGATTGGCGCTATTCTGATGATGAAGTTCGCCGCACAAGCATCCAAGTATTTCCCGAATTTGGAAATCATTGAATACCATGGCGATCAGAAGTTGGATGCTCCATCTGGAACAGCTGTCAAAACGGCTGAGCTCATCTCCGAAGTCAGAGAAGAGCGCCGTCAAGGCAACCCTAAGGAAGAAGAAACAATTGAAGGCTCGCGCGGCGGGTATTACAATGGGTTTAGAATACATAGTGTTCGATTGCCAGGCATTTTTGCTCAGCAAGAAGTGATTATGGCCGAACCAGGTCAGGCTCTTAAGATCAGACATGATTCTTATGATCGTGCCGCTTATATGCCAGGCGTTGCTATTGCTGTTCGTAAAGTGATGACGTATAGCGGAATGATTTATGGATTTGAGCATTTTATAGATTAA
- a CDS encoding tetratricopeptide repeat protein: protein MNGEDQIQKAYESILGHDFEKAIEWFEKAIAAEPDNAAYHYKLSITFARSNKLFQAIEHASKALDLEKDNEVYRYHLQVLHARELVDRAQKEISAKSEHGERAIFLLKEAIVLDPLAIEAYLILGEVFALRNDYSRGYQVVMDALRLEPNHELAKQQAARYQLKLKL from the coding sequence ATGAATGGAGAAGATCAGATACAGAAAGCGTACGAATCCATACTTGGTCATGATTTCGAAAAAGCCATTGAATGGTTTGAAAAAGCGATAGCTGCGGAACCAGACAATGCTGCCTATCACTATAAGCTTTCGATTACCTTTGCTAGAAGCAACAAGCTGTTTCAAGCGATTGAGCATGCCAGCAAGGCGCTGGATTTGGAAAAGGACAACGAGGTTTACCGTTATCACTTGCAAGTTTTACACGCACGAGAACTAGTTGATAGAGCACAAAAAGAAATAAGTGCCAAATCCGAACACGGAGAGCGGGCGATTTTTCTGCTCAAAGAAGCGATTGTTCTTGATCCTCTGGCGATTGAAGCGTATCTTATACTAGGCGAAGTATTCGCTCTTCGCAATGATTATAGCAGAGGTTACCAGGTTGTAATGGATGCTCTTCGTCTAGAGCCGAATCATGAACTGGCGAAGCAGCAGGCTGCCCGCTATCAACTCAAGCTGAAATTGTAG
- a CDS encoding nucleotide pyrophosphohydrolase, which yields MSERTLKDIQQEVDTYISQFKEGYFSPLAMLARMSEEVGELAREVNHTYGEKPKKSTEADNSIELELGDILFITICFANSLGIDLTEAHDKIMHKFNTRDAGRWTKINTEST from the coding sequence ATGTCAGAACGTACACTTAAAGATATACAGCAAGAAGTTGATACTTATATTTCCCAGTTCAAGGAAGGATATTTCAGTCCGTTAGCGATGCTGGCCAGGATGTCCGAAGAAGTTGGGGAATTAGCTAGAGAGGTCAATCATACCTACGGGGAAAAGCCTAAAAAAAGTACAGAAGCGGATAATTCCATCGAGCTGGAGCTTGGCGATATTTTATTTATCACGATTTGTTTCGCTAACTCACTCGGGATTGATCTGACCGAAGCCCATGATAAAATCATGCACAAATTCAATACACGGGACGCAGGTCGTTGGACCAAAATTAACACCGAAAGCACGTAA
- a CDS encoding YitT family protein has translation MIFKERFADQFTNVFAIMVGTAIYAFGLHYFVISNELMEGGVTGISLLLKYVLNVPPSISTLVINIPLFYLGWRFFGKGPMLYTIFGVVSLSFFLWVMELLIRAQWLIPFQTSQDYFLATLYAGVTLGIGLGLVFRFGGTTGGSDILARIGQKKKGWSVGQVILIIDVIVIGSSFLYLPKEKVLYSLVAVFVSSRIIDYISEGAYTAKAFTIISELAVPLAKSITQELDRGVTIFPARGAYSGNEKEVVYCVVYRHETRRLRELIHAIDPRAFIIIGEVHDVIGEGFKTQ, from the coding sequence ATGATTTTCAAAGAACGATTTGCAGATCAATTTACGAACGTGTTTGCGATTATGGTCGGCACTGCAATCTATGCGTTCGGTTTGCATTATTTCGTCATTTCCAACGAGTTAATGGAGGGCGGTGTCACCGGCATCTCCTTGCTGCTCAAATATGTGTTGAACGTTCCCCCTTCCATCTCCACCCTAGTCATCAATATACCGCTATTTTATTTGGGGTGGCGCTTCTTCGGCAAAGGGCCGATGCTGTATACGATTTTCGGTGTTGTATCCCTATCCTTCTTTCTTTGGGTCATGGAACTGCTCATTCGAGCTCAATGGCTAATCCCTTTCCAAACGAGCCAAGACTACTTCCTTGCAACTTTGTATGCCGGGGTCACCCTCGGGATTGGCCTTGGTCTCGTCTTCCGCTTTGGCGGAACGACAGGCGGTTCGGATATCTTAGCCCGCATCGGGCAGAAGAAAAAGGGCTGGAGCGTTGGACAAGTCATCCTGATTATCGATGTCATTGTCATCGGATCATCCTTTCTTTACCTGCCCAAGGAAAAAGTGCTTTATTCGCTCGTCGCTGTATTCGTCAGCTCACGCATCATTGATTACATATCGGAGGGCGCCTATACAGCTAAAGCTTTTACGATCATAAGCGAGCTGGCTGTCCCTTTAGCCAAATCTATTACGCAAGAGCTAGACAGAGGCGTGACCATATTTCCTGCCCGGGGAGCCTATTCCGGCAATGAAAAAGAAGTTGTTTATTGTGTTGTCTATCGCCACGAAACAAGAAGACTTCGCGAACTCATCCACGCCATAGATCCGCGCGCCTTTATCATCATTGGCGAGGTCCACGATGTAATAGGCGAGGGCTTCAAAACACAATAA
- a CDS encoding sporulation protein YpjB, giving the protein MFHSTKTRKLAAVIVLSLVVSISAACGASTRTSGQAAKPIDAEQVQRVEFLNQIADDMYKQTMDGQVAEARNKLQQMSDQIPKIHFEGITSVEGLNALTETITEAKRVYNAVNYSPDEGQVAVAKIRLATDALTHKNQPMWLQYYKVLQNDTSLLTQDLKANKQNEMLTDFGKLSQHVAIIHPAILISRDAGSVEKLDSLLVFLHKYINEKPMAVNQVESGLGHLHQVLDELFLKNKDAIAFVPITDPRQPIIWSLGIGLIIVSVLSFVGWKMYQPGRSFVPVKQTREGKNR; this is encoded by the coding sequence ATGTTTCATTCTACGAAAACGAGAAAACTGGCAGCTGTCATTGTGCTGTCTTTGGTTGTAAGCATCAGCGCGGCTTGCGGAGCCAGCACTCGCACGAGTGGACAAGCTGCGAAACCGATAGATGCTGAGCAAGTGCAGCGGGTGGAATTTCTAAATCAGATTGCAGACGATATGTACAAGCAAACGATGGATGGTCAAGTGGCGGAGGCGAGAAATAAACTGCAGCAAATGTCCGATCAAATTCCTAAGATTCACTTTGAGGGCATTACTTCGGTTGAAGGTCTCAATGCCTTAACTGAAACGATTACAGAAGCGAAGCGGGTCTACAATGCGGTGAATTATTCCCCTGATGAAGGACAAGTAGCTGTAGCCAAAATTCGCCTTGCGACAGACGCTTTGACTCATAAGAATCAACCGATGTGGCTGCAATATTACAAAGTACTGCAGAATGATACATCCTTACTGACTCAGGATCTCAAAGCGAATAAACAAAATGAAATGCTGACTGATTTTGGTAAATTATCGCAGCATGTAGCCATTATTCATCCTGCTATTCTCATTAGTCGAGATGCAGGTTCTGTTGAGAAACTCGATTCTTTGCTCGTTTTCTTACATAAATACATAAATGAGAAACCAATGGCAGTGAATCAAGTTGAATCTGGATTGGGGCATCTCCATCAGGTTTTGGACGAACTGTTTCTGAAGAACAAGGATGCAATCGCCTTCGTGCCGATTACAGACCCGAGACAGCCGATTATTTGGTCATTAGGCATTGGGCTCATCATTGTAAGTGTGTTGTCTTTTGTCGGTTGGAAAATGTATCAGCCAGGAAGAAGTTTTGTGCCGGTCAAACAAACGCGTGAAGGCAAGAATCGATAG
- a CDS encoding DUF1405 domain-containing protein, whose product MSKKILWLLFISNLLGTVYGYEWYWIQMSNTIAEKPLWYVFFVPDSPTASLFFTLSVGYLLLDHTSNKQSGQLYQAIRGFIEAFALITSFKYGIWAVTMIWAGAWQGVAVGWDGWMLTSSHLAMALEALLFVRWYRYKVGAIVLVAAWTFWNDFMDYERGVFPSLPSVLVDNFYRTIEAFTIGLSIVGILIAVYCLIVRRKTSP is encoded by the coding sequence TTGAGTAAAAAAATATTGTGGCTGCTGTTCATTTCCAACTTGCTTGGAACCGTATATGGTTATGAATGGTATTGGATTCAAATGAGCAATACCATTGCCGAGAAACCGTTATGGTATGTTTTTTTTGTGCCTGACAGCCCTACAGCCAGTCTCTTTTTTACCTTATCTGTTGGTTATTTGCTTCTGGATCACACTTCCAATAAACAGTCTGGCCAATTGTATCAAGCCATTAGAGGCTTTATCGAAGCTTTCGCATTAATTACTTCTTTTAAATATGGCATTTGGGCCGTTACGATGATTTGGGCCGGAGCTTGGCAAGGCGTCGCGGTAGGTTGGGATGGCTGGATGTTAACGAGTTCACATTTGGCGATGGCTTTGGAAGCGTTACTATTTGTACGTTGGTACCGTTACAAAGTTGGAGCGATCGTGTTGGTTGCGGCATGGACGTTCTGGAATGATTTCATGGATTATGAAAGAGGGGTTTTCCCAAGTTTGCCGAGCGTCCTAGTGGATAACTTCTATCGGACCATCGAAGCCTTCACCATTGGCTTGAGCATTGTAGGCATTTTGATTGCTGTTTACTGCTTAATCGTGCGGCGAAAAACAAGTCCATAA
- a CDS encoding menaquinol-cytochrome c reductase cytochrome b/c subunit, which yields MAHGHKSDEKIVYVGDSRVIKKTQEQRLIPRDYSAYPGKSEAFVPNFLLKEWMVGVVVLVGMLVLVMSDPAPLGYPADPKNTAFIPMPDWYFLFMYQLLKYPYTSGDYVVLGAVVVPGLLFGGLLLAPFLDTGKERRFYRRPIASTLMILSLVACTYLTYTSWSHYQIELKEKNIVPEHIKREEEMHANKGAAAGGGASKDTKKGAAIVAADDPGAEIYKKATCLSCHGAGLKGMPASGVPALLGVGDKHSQEEILGIIKNGKGNMGKQYQANLDKGLSDADVTKLAEWLSKQKAQ from the coding sequence GTGGCGCATGGTCATAAGTCTGACGAAAAAATCGTTTATGTGGGAGATTCCCGCGTAATTAAAAAAACACAAGAGCAACGACTGATTCCTAGAGATTATTCTGCATATCCGGGGAAATCAGAAGCGTTCGTACCAAACTTCTTGTTGAAAGAATGGATGGTTGGTGTCGTTGTATTGGTCGGAATGCTCGTACTGGTCATGTCCGATCCAGCTCCGCTAGGTTATCCTGCGGATCCTAAGAACACCGCGTTCATTCCGATGCCGGATTGGTATTTCTTATTCATGTATCAATTGCTGAAATACCCATATACATCAGGTGATTATGTTGTACTTGGTGCGGTTGTTGTTCCTGGTCTATTATTCGGCGGTTTGCTGCTTGCTCCATTCTTGGATACGGGCAAAGAACGTCGTTTCTACAGAAGACCGATTGCTTCAACTTTAATGATTCTATCCTTGGTAGCATGTACATACTTGACTTACACGTCATGGTCGCATTATCAAATAGAATTGAAAGAGAAAAACATTGTTCCTGAGCACATCAAGCGTGAAGAAGAAATGCACGCTAACAAAGGTGCTGCTGCTGGCGGCGGTGCTTCCAAAGACACGAAAAAAGGTGCAGCAATCGTTGCAGCTGATGATCCAGGTGCTGAAATTTACAAGAAAGCTACTTGCTTGTCTTGTCATGGCGCAGGACTTAAAGGGATGCCGGCTTCAGGTGTACCTGCCCTTCTGGGTGTAGGTGACAAGCATTCCCAAGAGGAAATTCTTGGAATCATCAAAAATGGTAAGGGTAACATGGGTAAACAATACCAAGCTAACCTTGACAAAGGTTTATCAGATGCTGATGTCACGAAGCTTGCAGAGTGGCTATCCAAACAAAAAGCCCAATAA
- the qcrB gene encoding menaquinol-cytochrome c reductase cytochrome b subunit, producing MFKNVYNWIDERLDITPMWRDVADHEVPEHVNPAHHFSAFVYCFGGLTFFITVIQILSGMFLTMYYTPDIINAYASVDYLQHKVAFGVIVRGMHHWGASLVIVMMFLHTLRVFFTGSYKAPREMNWVVGMLIFFVMLGLGFTGYLLPWDNKAYFATQVGMKIAASVPFAGPYIETLLQGGSIVGAQTLTRFFAIHVFFLPGVLLALLAGHFFMIRKQGISGPL from the coding sequence ATGTTTAAAAACGTATACAACTGGATTGACGAACGTCTTGATATTACGCCAATGTGGAGGGATGTAGCAGACCACGAGGTTCCAGAGCACGTTAACCCTGCTCATCATTTTTCCGCTTTCGTATATTGTTTCGGCGGATTGACGTTTTTCATTACAGTCATTCAAATTTTGTCAGGTATGTTCTTAACGATGTATTACACACCTGATATTATCAACGCTTATGCCAGCGTTGACTACTTACAGCATAAAGTAGCTTTCGGTGTTATCGTCAGAGGTATGCACCACTGGGGAGCGAGCTTAGTAATCGTAATGATGTTCTTACATACCCTGCGCGTGTTCTTCACCGGTTCTTATAAAGCACCTCGTGAAATGAACTGGGTTGTAGGCATGTTGATTTTCTTCGTTATGTTAGGTCTTGGTTTTACCGGATACCTGCTTCCATGGGATAACAAAGCGTACTTCGCTACGCAAGTAGGTATGAAGATCGCAGCATCGGTACCGTTCGCGGGACCTTACATTGAAACATTGCTGCAAGGTGGAAGCATCGTTGGTGCGCAAACATTGACTCGTTTCTTCGCTATCCACGTATTCTTCCTACCAGGCGTTCTGCTAGCTTTGCTTGCTGGACATTTCTTCATGATTCGCAAACAAGGTATTTCCGGACCGCTATAA